One genomic segment of Rubripirellula tenax includes these proteins:
- a CDS encoding RNA polymerase sigma factor: MTPTPETSESLLIRVRDPEDRAAWDRFDAIYRPVVYRVARRAGWQHCDAEDLTQRVMVSVAKAVPEWRKDHSKGGFRSWLYAIARNALISTLRKSGREPAGGGSEFLLQSQTIEGPASELERLIDQEHHRSLLRRAAELVRDEFKDTSWQAFWLTTLGELSVPEAAEKLQLSTGAVYAARSRILRRLQEVAGQYDHEEMATQL, from the coding sequence ATGACACCAACACCTGAAACGAGCGAGAGTCTGCTGATTCGCGTCCGCGATCCTGAGGATCGTGCGGCTTGGGATCGGTTTGATGCGATCTATCGTCCAGTGGTCTATCGGGTTGCTCGGCGAGCGGGCTGGCAGCACTGCGACGCCGAAGATCTGACGCAGCGAGTGATGGTATCCGTTGCCAAAGCGGTGCCGGAGTGGCGAAAGGATCACAGCAAAGGTGGCTTCCGAAGTTGGTTGTACGCGATCGCTCGAAACGCATTGATTAGCACGTTGCGAAAGTCGGGACGTGAGCCAGCGGGCGGCGGCAGTGAGTTTTTGCTGCAATCGCAAACAATCGAAGGACCAGCAAGCGAACTTGAGCGTTTGATCGACCAGGAACATCATCGCAGCCTGCTGCGTCGAGCCGCCGAACTGGTTCGCGATGAATTCAAGGACACGTCTTGGCAAGCGTTCTGGCTGACCACGCTCGGCGAACTCTCGGTTCCCGAGGCAGCCGAAAAATTGCAGCTCTCGACCGGCGCGGTCTACGCGGCTCGCAGTCGGATTCTACGTCGACTGCAAGAAGTGGCTGGGCAATACGATCACGAAGAAATGGCGACGCAATTATGA
- a CDS encoding serine/threonine-protein kinase, with protein MCRANPTCRPTRLSWQEAQNLLAADEYDSPEQVAAITSLLSGEQDSITKQQTADVLSREIRGWLDPTDDPQSLGRFAGYEIVGIVGHGGMGIVLKGFESSLNRYVAIKVLAPRLATNGNARKRFAREAQAAAAVRHDNVIAIHRVDDWHGLPFLVMPYVGGISLQKRIDIEGSLNIEQTLRVGVQIASGLAAAHAQGLVHRDIKPANILLEQGVERVTITDFGLARAADDASVTRTGVIAGTPQYMSPEQAEARQIDARSDLFSLGSVLYAMATGRPPFRGDHSFEVLKRIVNEPTRPIREIEASVPEWFEQLVARLHCKFPNDRFDSAEQVANLLEDCLAHVQQPTTTPLPEAVANPVAELAKSFGSRSTKPASESLGDFRYPPIGKLIVAAAFAFSLIFAGVLIVLELNKGTLTIESEVDDIPIRVMRGKEVVQELKVSHGSESTRISAGDYVIEIAGKFSGVSVEAGGKVSLERGGSAVVNITTEELAHAERPIAEAAQRSEKNAREQAEMAFKMSEAAAKALDEAKDTERSEAEPDAIAGEQGKSNSAADMVAGSIVTSQTEGKDDTPSVGSLILLKLTGDVAREYARETGQLRHDETPPEGMEIETTAEVAQRLSDGRLRIEHLSPPRVVFTDNWYTMLLATVQPSAISRETTPRGTVVSASPGAAIESMTNDESQPFRLTLSDLDDVVMKPLIQPLPAKEAALSELQFKRTAAALNHLLRLNGDGTTHIEKVGGPTNFMGIKDVEAIRSHGKDYVAVAARRFPPEVEQPFGQHGAGMIFLFDKKGILEAKFGGNLGADGVNSEDVQLLSLGTEDQWFVVIHVFEPRGPLEKTQRIHLVEDGFPLAFQIHAIKSMAWTSAPYENDDFGYKHFFNPNGIPNREFGKGHDGREYHSILGWDAKERIFRGPSQLIYKDKLLFHVNFSASTRFHATDRPRDDQTTEDRN; from the coding sequence GTGTGTCGAGCAAATCCAACTTGCCGCCCAACGCGTTTGTCATGGCAGGAAGCTCAAAACCTGCTGGCTGCTGACGAGTACGACAGCCCAGAACAGGTCGCTGCAATCACGTCGCTGCTATCAGGCGAACAGGATTCCATCACCAAGCAACAAACGGCCGACGTGCTCTCTCGCGAGATACGTGGCTGGCTCGATCCAACCGACGATCCGCAGTCGTTAGGTCGATTTGCGGGATACGAGATTGTCGGTATCGTCGGTCATGGTGGCATGGGGATTGTGCTAAAGGGTTTTGAGTCGTCGCTCAACCGTTATGTCGCCATCAAAGTGCTAGCGCCTCGTTTGGCAACGAACGGTAATGCACGCAAGCGATTCGCTCGCGAAGCCCAGGCCGCAGCGGCGGTTCGGCACGACAACGTGATCGCAATCCATCGGGTCGACGACTGGCACGGCTTGCCATTCTTGGTGATGCCCTACGTCGGCGGTATCTCATTGCAGAAACGAATCGACATCGAGGGCTCGTTGAACATCGAGCAGACGTTGCGGGTCGGTGTGCAAATCGCATCGGGACTCGCTGCCGCTCACGCTCAGGGGCTGGTTCACCGCGACATCAAACCTGCCAATATCTTGCTGGAGCAAGGCGTCGAACGTGTTACGATCACCGACTTCGGCTTGGCTCGCGCAGCCGACGATGCTTCAGTGACTCGCACGGGAGTGATCGCAGGCACGCCCCAGTACATGTCACCCGAACAAGCCGAAGCTCGGCAGATCGACGCCCGCAGCGATTTGTTCAGTCTCGGTAGCGTACTTTATGCGATGGCCACTGGCCGCCCACCTTTTCGCGGCGACCACAGCTTTGAAGTACTCAAACGCATCGTCAACGAGCCAACACGCCCCATACGAGAAATCGAAGCGTCAGTTCCCGAATGGTTCGAGCAACTGGTCGCTCGCCTGCACTGCAAATTCCCCAACGACCGTTTTGATTCCGCCGAACAAGTTGCCAATCTACTCGAAGACTGCCTAGCCCATGTTCAGCAACCAACCACAACGCCGCTCCCCGAAGCCGTGGCGAATCCCGTAGCGGAACTCGCCAAGAGTTTCGGCTCTCGCAGTACAAAACCCGCATCCGAAAGTCTTGGCGACTTCCGCTACCCACCAATCGGTAAACTCATCGTCGCCGCAGCGTTCGCCTTCTCGCTGATCTTTGCTGGCGTCCTAATCGTGCTGGAACTGAACAAAGGCACGCTAACGATCGAATCGGAAGTTGATGACATTCCCATTCGAGTCATGCGGGGTAAGGAAGTCGTGCAAGAACTGAAGGTCTCGCACGGAAGCGAGTCAACTCGAATTTCCGCTGGCGACTATGTTATCGAAATCGCCGGAAAGTTCTCTGGCGTTTCGGTTGAAGCCGGAGGGAAAGTCTCGTTGGAGCGAGGCGGTTCGGCAGTCGTTAACATCACTACCGAAGAATTGGCCCACGCCGAGAGGCCAATAGCGGAAGCTGCACAACGGTCCGAAAAAAACGCACGAGAGCAGGCCGAAATGGCCTTCAAAATGAGCGAAGCAGCCGCTAAGGCATTGGATGAAGCAAAAGACACTGAACGTTCAGAAGCGGAACCAGATGCGATTGCTGGCGAACAAGGAAAGAGCAATTCTGCAGCAGACATGGTGGCAGGTAGCATCGTCACTTCGCAGACTGAGGGCAAGGATGACACACCCTCGGTCGGCTCGCTGATCCTGCTCAAGCTGACCGGAGATGTCGCCAGGGAATATGCACGGGAAACCGGCCAACTCCGTCACGACGAGACGCCACCGGAAGGAATGGAAATTGAAACGACCGCTGAGGTCGCTCAGCGACTGAGCGATGGTCGACTGCGAATCGAACACTTGTCGCCGCCGCGAGTTGTGTTCACCGACAATTGGTACACGATGTTGCTGGCCACGGTCCAGCCGTCGGCAATCTCAAGGGAGACGACGCCTCGAGGAACGGTCGTCAGTGCGTCACCCGGTGCGGCGATCGAATCGATGACGAATGACGAGTCGCAGCCCTTTCGATTGACGCTTTCCGATCTTGATGATGTGGTGATGAAGCCACTGATTCAGCCGCTTCCAGCCAAAGAGGCTGCGTTGTCTGAATTGCAGTTCAAACGGACCGCTGCCGCGCTGAATCACTTGCTGCGGCTCAATGGCGACGGGACAACACACATCGAAAAAGTGGGAGGTCCTACCAATTTCATGGGTATCAAAGACGTGGAGGCAATTCGGTCTCACGGCAAAGACTACGTTGCGGTTGCCGCGCGTCGATTTCCTCCCGAGGTTGAACAACCGTTCGGTCAACATGGCGCCGGGATGATCTTTCTGTTCGACAAGAAGGGGATTCTGGAAGCGAAGTTTGGCGGCAATCTCGGTGCCGATGGAGTGAATTCTGAGGACGTTCAGTTGTTGTCGCTTGGCACCGAGGATCAGTGGTTTGTTGTCATCCATGTCTTCGAACCCCGCGGCCCGCTCGAGAAGACGCAGAGAATCCACTTGGTCGAAGACGGGTTTCCGCTGGCGTTTCAAATCCACGCGATCAAGTCGATGGCGTGGACCAGTGCGCCGTACGAAAACGATGACTTTGGCTACAAGCACTTTTTCAATCCCAACGGCATCCCGAATCGCGAATTCGGCAAAGGACACGACGGGAGGGAGTACCACTCGATTCTTGGTTGGGACGCAAAGGAGAGAATTTTCCGAGGACCGTCGCAGCTCATCTACAAGGACAAGCTCTTGTTTCACGTCAACTTCTCGGCATCGACAAGATTTCATGCGACCGATCGCCCTCGTGACGATCAAACTACCGAGGATCGCAATTGA
- a CDS encoding BlaI/MecI/CopY family transcriptional regulator, translated as MAARPALSKGEMEVARVLWEIGPAGVRDVHELLASVRDIELATVQTYLRRLEAKGYASSQLKGRARVYSAKTKPRTVIRETVDELVDRLFGGDSMPLVRHLIEDRGIEREDLDELRQLLDRLENSGGKS; from the coding sequence ATGGCTGCTCGACCTGCGTTGTCAAAGGGTGAAATGGAGGTGGCTCGCGTGCTGTGGGAAATTGGGCCTGCGGGCGTTCGTGATGTGCATGAGTTGCTGGCATCCGTGCGCGACATTGAGCTTGCTACCGTGCAAACGTATCTGCGGCGATTGGAAGCCAAGGGATACGCGAGCAGTCAACTGAAAGGTCGAGCAAGAGTTTACTCGGCCAAGACGAAACCGCGGACCGTCATCCGCGAGACGGTGGATGAACTAGTCGATCGACTGTTTGGTGGGGATTCGATGCCGCTGGTCCGCCATTTGATCGAGGATCGCGGTATCGAGCGGGAGGACTTGGATGAGCTACGCCAATTGCTCGACCGCCTCGAAAACAGCGGAGGCAAATCATGA
- a CDS encoding LptA/OstA family protein: MKLTSNAKAQRPWWVVPVMLIGAACVLPGAALSIAGDQAPPYPPKDLTWQVQQASANEPAPRPGTPIPTSTPQFVKTYDAKPAIEKIKQEDACTDAQADAILSSSLANVSRHLPHVAPTGVIVDGDRVIVRGDDSSHNRVKRELERIEKYGFTDQVTMDAKFVSMASDKFSKLPLDWALIPQDTGSTPVLMVLLSPAELRSLVEQVQGDARSNLLHSPRVTLFNGQEGNIADMTQRPFVVGLQNPANESPEAEIRIEKSGVELTLCPEMDERFIDLNVRCYRSVIENVSTFSFQSGGKTCGVQVPKVVRQQFLTKTDLPHGHSLAYAMPDLSDPEIVSLVILTATPVSMIEQQANTDASASAISPGVNSDITFFQAQPYATVPAVAEVNAESDAEDEPVLIKADGPRMSDEDTLKLTKAIRKFGWAPHFEGTFEFEISDEKVRIKGKNIALSEDNDDLLIASPSGEIVFNLPQKTMHFQADTVLDFAFDDSALKVQGKELSLSEDGLRITGSPLRFEMKEHGFRGVSESLSYGNDLQFTGNVRLQTGDTKLSADKVELFDGGESHVLHLLGNVSFNGTIPANGTVEQYSVNTKAVSMKYNLKTGEFDMP; the protein is encoded by the coding sequence ATGAAACTCACTAGTAATGCAAAAGCACAACGACCATGGTGGGTCGTCCCCGTGATGTTGATCGGAGCCGCATGTGTGCTACCCGGTGCGGCCCTTAGCATCGCAGGCGATCAAGCCCCGCCGTACCCACCGAAGGATTTGACCTGGCAGGTCCAGCAAGCGTCTGCCAACGAACCAGCCCCACGACCTGGGACGCCAATTCCAACGAGCACGCCGCAGTTTGTGAAAACATACGATGCGAAGCCAGCCATCGAGAAGATCAAGCAGGAAGACGCATGCACTGACGCTCAGGCGGACGCGATCCTTTCCAGTTCTCTGGCAAATGTTTCGAGGCACCTTCCTCATGTCGCCCCTACCGGGGTGATCGTTGACGGTGATCGAGTGATTGTTCGAGGCGACGATTCATCGCACAATCGCGTCAAGAGGGAACTCGAGCGAATTGAGAAGTATGGTTTCACGGATCAAGTGACCATGGATGCTAAGTTCGTTTCAATGGCCTCGGATAAATTCAGCAAGCTTCCATTGGATTGGGCTTTGATTCCGCAAGACACGGGGAGCACACCTGTGTTGATGGTGTTGTTGAGTCCCGCTGAACTGCGATCGCTCGTCGAGCAAGTCCAAGGCGATGCTCGATCTAATCTGCTTCACTCGCCGCGCGTCACGCTATTCAATGGCCAAGAAGGAAACATTGCAGACATGACACAGCGTCCGTTCGTCGTGGGATTACAGAATCCAGCGAACGAGTCACCAGAAGCCGAAATACGAATCGAGAAAAGCGGTGTTGAATTGACCCTGTGTCCCGAAATGGACGAACGATTCATTGATCTCAACGTCAGGTGTTACCGATCGGTGATTGAAAACGTCTCCACATTCTCGTTTCAATCCGGTGGAAAGACTTGCGGCGTCCAAGTGCCGAAAGTGGTCAGGCAGCAGTTCCTCACTAAAACTGATTTGCCCCATGGCCATAGTTTGGCGTACGCAATGCCAGACTTGAGCGACCCAGAGATTGTGTCGCTCGTGATTCTGACCGCGACTCCAGTGTCAATGATCGAGCAGCAAGCCAATACCGATGCTTCGGCATCCGCAATTTCGCCAGGTGTGAACAGCGATATCACCTTTTTCCAGGCACAACCCTATGCAACTGTCCCTGCCGTTGCGGAAGTAAATGCTGAAAGCGATGCGGAAGATGAACCCGTCCTGATCAAAGCTGACGGTCCCCGAATGTCAGACGAGGACACACTGAAGCTTACCAAGGCGATCCGTAAGTTCGGCTGGGCACCACATTTTGAAGGCACATTTGAATTTGAGATCAGCGATGAGAAAGTTCGGATCAAGGGAAAGAACATTGCGCTGTCAGAAGACAATGACGATCTGCTGATTGCGAGTCCTAGCGGAGAGATTGTTTTCAATTTGCCCCAAAAGACGATGCATTTCCAAGCCGATACCGTACTGGATTTCGCGTTTGACGATTCCGCGCTGAAAGTACAGGGCAAAGAACTATCGCTTAGCGAGGATGGCCTGCGGATCACGGGATCACCGTTGCGATTTGAGATGAAGGAACATGGCTTTCGGGGCGTGTCTGAGAGTCTTTCCTATGGCAACGATTTGCAGTTCACTGGTAACGTCAGGTTACAAACTGGCGACACCAAGCTTTCGGCGGACAAGGTTGAATTGTTTGACGGAGGCGAATCACACGTGCTGCATCTCCTCGGCAATGTTTCGTTCAATGGCACCATTCCAGCAAACGGCACCGTTGAACAATACTCGGTCAATACGAAAGCCGTCTCAATGAAGTACAACCTGAAAACCGGTGAGTTTGACATGCCTTGA
- a CDS encoding BlaI/MecI/CopY family transcriptional regulator has translation MARHVSSQPTEVELQILRILWNDGPSIARHVHDSLQAFKQTTYSTTVKMLSVMMDKGLLKRDDDAKPQVYRAAAPQQRTQKRMLGDLIDKVYDGSAAALMLHALSSKKATAEELQEIREMLDQLEDKS, from the coding sequence ATGGCTCGACACGTTTCTTCACAGCCGACCGAGGTTGAGCTGCAGATCTTGCGTATCTTGTGGAACGATGGCCCGAGCATTGCTCGGCACGTTCATGATTCGCTGCAAGCGTTTAAGCAAACGACGTATTCAACAACCGTGAAAATGCTATCGGTGATGATGGATAAGGGATTGCTCAAGCGTGATGACGACGCGAAGCCGCAAGTTTATCGTGCTGCCGCGCCTCAACAGCGAACTCAAAAGCGGATGCTGGGTGACTTGATCGACAAAGTCTATGACGGATCAGCAGCAGCTTTGATGCTCCACGCGTTGTCGTCGAAAAAGGCAACGGCGGAAGAACTGCAAGAGATCCGCGAGATGCTGGACCAGTTGGAGGACAAGTCATGA
- a CDS encoding M56 family metallopeptidase, giving the protein MNEAILSELAQRVGWTLVHSVWQFAIIAVLLGVVLGFLRGRSPHLRYGLMLIALLAMVAVPTTTLFVVGTGETVSGEFATNDTVEFGVDARPVVAAGREPSGVTLTFIPDGMRRSADEFDESPSNIALLAGLMISVPNLVRPWMNVIVAVWLCGIVVLSIRLLVGWRATRRLRVSGQSPVTEQLTAITSRVAEKLGVHRSIEVCQSSMVDVPTVIGWLKPLVLLPVSAISGLSSEQLEAVIAHELAHVRRHDYLVNVFQVLMETVFFYHPAVWWTSHLMRVEREACCDDIAVQMTGDGVRYARLLVWLEEARGPSTPMTLSMSADGGSLSNRIARIVGSRSKTTGIGPLAIAAILIFVTGMGCYLVADVGKSTAQETASQDADALRDWMTRAVELEEWGRLSQLAREMAEAGEYHEALDWLSKAPLGKSRDGKLDPKFYYRVVAEICETALEHDRLDFAMGVLDRLNDREKLPEVLRNFPPRQGDVRIAIMTHHLSKGQIDQAFGFLEAQPEGTRPSIVDKAVGRAAGNGHGNHVEAFWLRLTDPKVLRICEHELAYSYYRLHEPDKIWRFAGEIAKARPEDVLAEVRVRDMAMHKYALMSWQEFEQRLPGYRTKVAQLADDDRTRYEKKLALDAAYGKHYDLSVELSTGVPLLLETNSMFMDLGGTDRHPVLYSITELHKQNRIEQALAIARLVEDETVKLASLSRLADLVGFGDGLADHQGIFERIIAQLTGCGLFRAQFDG; this is encoded by the coding sequence ATGAACGAAGCAATTCTTTCAGAACTTGCTCAGCGAGTTGGCTGGACACTGGTTCATTCGGTTTGGCAGTTCGCCATCATTGCAGTGCTCCTGGGCGTTGTGTTGGGGTTTCTGCGAGGGCGTTCTCCGCATCTTCGGTACGGATTGATGCTGATCGCACTGTTAGCGATGGTAGCGGTTCCTACTACGACGTTGTTTGTCGTTGGAACGGGCGAGACTGTCTCGGGTGAGTTCGCTACCAACGATACCGTTGAATTTGGAGTAGATGCACGCCCCGTCGTAGCGGCAGGGCGCGAGCCCTCCGGTGTTACGCTAACATTCATACCGGACGGCATGCGTCGTTCCGCTGACGAATTCGATGAGTCTCCATCCAACATAGCGCTGCTTGCTGGCTTGATGATTTCTGTGCCAAATTTGGTTCGCCCGTGGATGAACGTCATCGTTGCCGTGTGGCTGTGTGGGATCGTAGTACTGTCGATCCGGCTGCTCGTTGGTTGGCGAGCGACTCGGAGGCTGCGGGTTTCGGGGCAATCACCGGTCACCGAACAACTCACGGCCATCACCTCACGCGTTGCGGAGAAACTTGGTGTTCACCGTTCCATCGAAGTCTGTCAGTCGTCAATGGTCGACGTGCCCACGGTGATCGGATGGCTCAAGCCACTCGTGCTTCTACCTGTCAGCGCAATCAGCGGCCTGTCGAGCGAACAACTCGAGGCCGTCATTGCTCACGAGTTAGCTCATGTTCGTCGTCACGATTATTTGGTCAATGTGTTTCAAGTGCTGATGGAAACCGTGTTCTTTTATCATCCTGCGGTGTGGTGGACTTCGCACTTGATGCGTGTCGAACGCGAGGCTTGCTGTGACGACATTGCCGTCCAGATGACTGGCGATGGAGTTCGCTACGCACGACTGCTGGTATGGCTGGAGGAGGCCCGCGGACCATCCACGCCGATGACGCTGTCAATGTCGGCCGACGGAGGATCGTTAAGCAATCGGATCGCTCGTATTGTCGGATCGCGTTCAAAGACAACCGGAATTGGCCCGCTCGCAATCGCGGCGATCTTGATCTTCGTCACTGGCATGGGCTGCTATCTTGTTGCGGATGTCGGTAAATCGACGGCTCAAGAAACAGCATCGCAGGATGCAGACGCGCTGCGAGACTGGATGACTCGTGCGGTGGAACTGGAAGAGTGGGGCCGGTTAAGTCAACTTGCGCGGGAAATGGCCGAAGCAGGTGAGTACCACGAAGCACTCGATTGGTTGTCCAAGGCTCCGCTTGGAAAATCACGCGATGGCAAACTCGATCCGAAGTTCTACTACAGGGTGGTGGCGGAGATCTGTGAGACCGCACTGGAGCACGACCGCCTCGACTTTGCCATGGGCGTGCTGGATCGTCTCAACGATCGAGAAAAACTACCGGAGGTTCTTCGAAATTTTCCGCCGAGACAGGGCGACGTTCGCATCGCAATTATGACTCATCACCTTTCCAAGGGGCAAATTGACCAGGCATTCGGCTTCCTTGAAGCCCAGCCCGAAGGAACTCGGCCGAGCATAGTAGACAAGGCGGTTGGGCGAGCGGCAGGAAATGGCCACGGTAACCACGTCGAAGCATTCTGGCTGCGATTGACGGACCCGAAGGTTCTGCGAATTTGCGAACACGAATTGGCATACAGCTACTATCGGCTTCATGAACCGGACAAGATCTGGCGATTTGCCGGCGAGATTGCGAAGGCTCGCCCGGAGGACGTCCTCGCTGAGGTAAGAGTCCGGGACATGGCGATGCACAAGTATGCGTTGATGTCCTGGCAAGAATTCGAGCAGCGGTTGCCTGGATACCGAACCAAGGTTGCACAGCTCGCCGATGACGACCGGACTCGATATGAGAAAAAGTTGGCGCTCGATGCGGCATACGGGAAACACTATGATTTGTCCGTCGAGCTTTCGACAGGCGTCCCGCTTCTGCTCGAGACAAACTCGATGTTCATGGACCTGGGCGGCACAGACCGGCATCCGGTTTTGTATTCCATCACAGAATTGCACAAGCAGAATCGGATCGAGCAAGCGTTAGCCATCGCCCGACTTGTCGAGGATGAAACCGTCAAACTGGCGTCGCTCTCTCGACTAGCGGACTTGGTCGGGTTTGGTGACGGACTTGCCGACCATCAGGGAATTTTCGAGCGAATTATCGCTCAACTGACAGGGTGTGGTCTCTTCAGGGCGCAGTTTGACGGTTGA